Proteins encoded by one window of Engraulis encrasicolus isolate BLACKSEA-1 chromosome 23, IST_EnEncr_1.0, whole genome shotgun sequence:
- the si:ch1073-303k11.2 gene encoding LRRN4 C-terminal-like protein, whose translation MLILNASLLLLRLPVIFLCLSQTISAGDAPIHLVFGDDETPATTTDSIKPEVTRGVVEAQICDYDLCVAQMETCFDIATRTGCLCPGLTPEFVPPNAPEVKGVNPGASGQVIIHWCAPFSSVSQYKVTVEGNEGSHVFNSWFRNASLANVRLGQRICVQAMNSAGASTLSEESCSTYRVEKQANTSLVSGVIAGGVVFILLLCLTALILWRRKGLCRGGSDGGEGLGNPSFNDGTM comes from the coding sequence ATGCTCATCCTGAACGCTAGTCTGCTATTGCTGAGACTCCCAGtcatcttcctctgtctgtcacaGACCATCTCAGCCGGTGACGCTCCTATACATCTCGTCTTTGGCGATGACGAGACCCCGGCAACGACAACAGACAGCATTAAACCAGAGGTCACCAGAGGTGTCGTCGAGGCCCAGATATGCGACTACGACCTTTGCGTGGCCCAGATGGAAACGTGTTTTGACATCGCAACCAGGACGGGGTGCCTGTGTCCAGGGTTGACACCCGAATTTGTGCCCCCTAATGCCCCAGAGGTCAAAGGGGTCAATCCAGGGGCATCCGGTCAGGTCATCATCCACTGGTGCGCTCCCTTCTCCTCAGTGTCTCAGTATAAAGTCACTGTCGAGGGCAACGAGGGAAGTCACGTTTTCAACAGCTGGTTCCGGAATGCAAGTCTTGCGAATGTTCGTCTGGGCCAGAGGATCTGTGTGCAGGCCATGAACAGTGCGGGAGCAAGCACACTCTCGGAGGAGTCCTGCTCCACATACAGAGTGGAGAAGCAAGCCAACACGTCGCTGGTGTCGGGCGTCATTGCCGGTGGAGTCGTATTCATCTTGCTCCTCTGTCTGACAGCTCTCATTCTGTGGAGGCGAAAAGGATTGTGCAGAGGCGGATCAGATGGAGGCGAGGGCCTGGGAAATCCATCTTTCAACGATGGGACAATGTAG